In one window of Gossypium hirsutum isolate 1008001.06 chromosome A01, Gossypium_hirsutum_v2.1, whole genome shotgun sequence DNA:
- the LOC107917112 gene encoding uncharacterized protein, with product MVGVFRRSLSFPNKPTTRPSKPPISHHIRSISFPCRSHPLISQLRDEITALKSWSWNPDNRTSAWLCDGLSRLKDVHDSLHDFLQLPQTHQVLSHKREWVEKLLEDFLRFVDAYGIFQSSFLALKEEQLAARVALRRKDDSKMAVYLKSRKKMAKEIAKLVSSIPCTGPYTIPGSAVVSIADTELTGIISDVIEVTVSVSVALFNGISMSFASRKSSWMGVTSSKKSKKVKMEERIKEFQEIGEANMWGLRKKGEEEVRMVLKRMQDLEGCIADVGSGSEKAFRSLINTRVSLLNTLTN from the coding sequence ATGGTTGGCGTTTTCAGGCGTTCACTTTCTTTTCCAAACAAACCCACTACCCGTCCTTCTAAACCACCCATTTCTCACCACATTAGATCCATCTCTTTTCCATGCCGATCTCATCCCTTAATTTCCCAACTCAGGGATGAAATCACTGCCCTCAAATCATGGTCTTGGAATCCTGATAACCGAACCTCCGCTTGGCTTTGTGATGGTCTGAGCCGCCTAAAGGACGTTCATGATTCTCTGCACGACTTTCTTCAGCTTCCGCAAACACATCAAGTGTTAAGCCATAAGCGTGAATGGGTTGAGAAACTCCTCGAAGATTTCTTGCGTTTCGTTGATGCATATGGGATCTTCCAATCATCGTTCCTCGCACTCAAAGAAGAGCAACTCGCGGCCCGGGTGGCTCTAAGGAGAAAAGACGATTCAAAGATGGCCGTGTATTTGAAAAGTCGGAAAAAGATGGCTAAAGAGATAGCTAAACTCGTATCCTCGATCCCATGCACCGGTCCATACACAATTCCTGGATCAGCTGTGGTGTCTATTGCAGACACTGAACTGACTGGCATTATCAGCGACGTCATCGAGGTGACAGTTTCAGTCTCGGTGGCCCTTTTCAATGGAATATCCATGTCATTTGCGTCAAGAAAATCGTCATGGATGGGGGTGACATCGTCGAAGAAATCAAAGAAAGTCAAGATGGAGGAACGTATAAAAGAATTCCAAGAAATAGGAGAAGCCAACATGTGGGGTTTGAGGAAGAAAGGAGAGGAGGAAGTGAGGATGGTTTTGAAGAGAATGCAAGACTTGGAAGGGTGCATAGCTGATGTTGGAAGTGGGAGTGAAAAAGCATTCAGGAGTTTGATAAACACTAGGGTTTCGCTGCTCAATACTCTCACCAACTAG
- the LOC107918000 gene encoding protein ALTERED PHOSPHATE STARVATION RESPONSE 1 isoform X1: protein MGCAASKLDQLPAVSFCRDRCDFLDYALRQSYALADAHVAYMQSLKTLSPTLRHFFDQCFKSTSGNDSTVSTEKPPKQASPLSSPDRSLSSSNSDSHIQFDTDLEEDEADKDFSTSLNEIHSSYHNHGILTSYSLPNPNYRGNTYQNSEFSGSGWKTPPPPAPKSAAWDYLNFFEELYERYELPYTSSKAAKNKEGSNGDEAQLVKQIHGEEKSSANDRKAKGEEKPRGETVSVKKKVDSATEKVEKTTDLKEPKVQNDKQSVSEVMKELQVLFEKASESGNEVLKMLDTGKFRYHHKKSVYQGSTQILHIITSNSSETENLLSKDKVSSTENDEIDNAQNLSSILRKLCMWETKLYDEVKAEEKLRIIHAKTCRQMKSLNQNGANARRVDSTRTLRRTVSTKMRVAVQVIDKVAVTINKLMDEELWPEVNKLIHRLFRMWKVILECHSCQCQKVMEAKCLDFIALNDKLKDSHLEVAMRLKLQLQNWSLSFFSWIEAQRGFVKALNGWLRRCLLYEPDKATDGVSPLSPVRNRTPPVIVILNMWSEAMDKNKLPEKEVGEAVHGLLMSVNQVVEQYNADLQQRIIADKDMERKVKMLEKEGQKMQKLMQAQVKKMTRFAREESDVLLPRDATSRSDIRDATSLVNGLKQIFMGMEKLANHSRQAYEELNKYMEESKAIQEYP from the exons ATGGGCTGCGCCGCCTCTAAACTCGACCAACTCCCGGCGGTCTCTTTTTGCCGCGACCGCTGTGACTTCCTCGACTACGCTCTCCGGCAAAGCTACGCCCTTGCTGATGCACACGTGGCATACATGCAATCGCTCAAGACTTTGAGCCCCACTCTTCGGCATTTCTTCGATCAATGTTTCAAATCTACGTCTGGCAATGACTCCACGGTCTCCACCGAGAAACCGCCGAAGCAAGCTTCTCCCCTCTCCTCGCCGGACCGTTCTCTCTCGAGTTCAAACTCAGATTCGCACATTCAGTTCGATACTGATTTGGAAGAGGATGAGGCAGACAAAGATTTCAGTACTTCTTTAAACGAAATACATTCAAGTTATCATAATCATGGCATCCTTACATCCTATTCTTTGCCTAATCCTAATTACCGCGGTAATACCTACCAGAACAGCGAATTCAGTGGTTCAGGCTGGAAAACTCCGCCACCTCCGGCTCCGAAGAGCGCAGCTTGGGAttacttgaatttttttgaagaaCTTTACGAGAGATACGAGTTGCCTTATACTTCGAGCAAAGCTGCGAAGAACAAAGAAGGATCTAATGGCGATGAAGCACAGCTAGTAAAACAAATTCATGGAGAAGAAAAATCCAGTGCAAATGATAGAAAAGCAAAAGGAGAAGAAAAGCCGAGAGGAGAAACTGTTTCAGTAAAGAAGAAAGTAGATTCAGCGACCGAGAAAGTTGAGAAGACGACTGATTTAAAAGAACCCAAAGTTCAAAACGATAAACAAAGTGTTTCTGAGGTAATGAAAGAATTGCAGGTTCTGTTTGAGAAAGCTTCTGAGTCTGGAAACGAAGTTTTGAAAATGCTCGACactggaaaatttcgttaccatCACAAAAAATCTGTTTATCAAG GTTCTACCCAGATACTTCATATCATTACTTCAAATTCATCGGAAACAGAGAACTTACTGTCGAAAGACAAGGTTAGTTCAACGGAGAACGATGAGATTGATAATGCACAGAATCTATCTTCCATTCTCAGGAAATTGTGCATGTGGGAGACCAAACTCTATGATGAAGTCAAG GCTGAGGAAAAGCTGCGTATAATTCATGCAAAGACGTGTAGGCAGATGAAAAGCTTGAATCAGAATGGTGCTAATGCTCGTAGAGTTGATTCCACTAGAACTTTGAGAAGGACTGTATCTACTAAGATGAGAGTCGCAGTTCAAGTTATTGACAAGGTAGCAGTTACTATAAATAAGCTAATGGATGAGGAGTTGTGGCCAGAGGTCAATAAACTGATTCACAG ATTGTTTAGAATGTGGAAGGTAATACTAGAATGCCATAGCTGTCAGTGCCAAAAGGTTATGGAAGCCAAATGTTTGGATTTCATTGCTCTGAATGATAAGCTTAAAGATTCTCATCTTGAAGTGGCAATGAGACTAAAGCTTCAACTTCAAAACTGGAGTCTTAGTTTCTTTAGTTGGATTGAAGCTCAGAGGGGGTTTGTCAAAGCTTTGAATGGTTGGCTTCGAAGATGTCTCCTATATGAACCTGATAAAGCAACAGATGGAGTGTCACCTTTATCTCCTGTTAGAAACAGAACACCACCAGTGATTGTGATCCTTAACATGTGGTCGGAAGCTATGGATAAAAATAAACTACCGGAGAAGGAAGTGGGTGAGGCGGTACATGGATTGTTAATGAGTGTAAACCAAGTGGTGGAACAGTATAATGCAGATTTGCAGCAAAGGATTATTGCTGATAAGGATATGGAAAGAAAAGTAAAGATGTTAGAAAAAGAGGGGCAAAAGATGCAAAAGTTAATGCAAGCTCAAGTGAAGAAGATGACACGGTTCGCAAGGGAAGAAAGCGATGTCCTTCTACCGAGAGACGCCACGTCTCGTAGTGATATCAGGGATGCTACTAGTTTAGTAAATGGTCTAAAGCAGATTTTCATGGGAATGGAGAAGCTTGCTAACCATTCCAGGCAAGCTTATGAGGAGCTTAATAAATACATGGAAGAGAGCAAGGCCATTCAAGAATACCCTTAA
- the LOC107918000 gene encoding protein ALTERED PHOSPHATE STARVATION RESPONSE 1 isoform X2, with the protein MTPRSPPRNRRSKLLPSPRRTVLSRVQTQIRTFSSILIWKRMRQTKISNSEFSGSGWKTPPPPAPKSAAWDYLNFFEELYERYELPYTSSKAAKNKEGSNGDEAQLVKQIHGEEKSSANDRKAKGEEKPRGETVSVKKKVDSATEKVEKTTDLKEPKVQNDKQSVSEVMKELQVLFEKASESGNEVLKMLDTGKFRYHHKKSVYQGSTQILHIITSNSSETENLLSKDKVSSTENDEIDNAQNLSSILRKLCMWETKLYDEVKAEEKLRIIHAKTCRQMKSLNQNGANARRVDSTRTLRRTVSTKMRVAVQVIDKVAVTINKLMDEELWPEVNKLIHRLFRMWKVILECHSCQCQKVMEAKCLDFIALNDKLKDSHLEVAMRLKLQLQNWSLSFFSWIEAQRGFVKALNGWLRRCLLYEPDKATDGVSPLSPVRNRTPPVIVILNMWSEAMDKNKLPEKEVGEAVHGLLMSVNQVVEQYNADLQQRIIADKDMERKVKMLEKEGQKMQKLMQAQVKKMTRFAREESDVLLPRDATSRSDIRDATSLVNGLKQIFMGMEKLANHSRQAYEELNKYMEESKAIQEYP; encoded by the exons ATGACTCCACGGTCTCCACCGAGAAACCGCCGAAGCAAGCTTCTCCCCTCTCCTCGCCGGACCGTTCTCTCTCGAGTTCAAACTCAGATTCGCACATTCAGTTCGATACTGATTTGGAAGAGGATGAGGCAGACAAAGATTTCA AACAGCGAATTCAGTGGTTCAGGCTGGAAAACTCCGCCACCTCCGGCTCCGAAGAGCGCAGCTTGGGAttacttgaatttttttgaagaaCTTTACGAGAGATACGAGTTGCCTTATACTTCGAGCAAAGCTGCGAAGAACAAAGAAGGATCTAATGGCGATGAAGCACAGCTAGTAAAACAAATTCATGGAGAAGAAAAATCCAGTGCAAATGATAGAAAAGCAAAAGGAGAAGAAAAGCCGAGAGGAGAAACTGTTTCAGTAAAGAAGAAAGTAGATTCAGCGACCGAGAAAGTTGAGAAGACGACTGATTTAAAAGAACCCAAAGTTCAAAACGATAAACAAAGTGTTTCTGAGGTAATGAAAGAATTGCAGGTTCTGTTTGAGAAAGCTTCTGAGTCTGGAAACGAAGTTTTGAAAATGCTCGACactggaaaatttcgttaccatCACAAAAAATCTGTTTATCAAG GTTCTACCCAGATACTTCATATCATTACTTCAAATTCATCGGAAACAGAGAACTTACTGTCGAAAGACAAGGTTAGTTCAACGGAGAACGATGAGATTGATAATGCACAGAATCTATCTTCCATTCTCAGGAAATTGTGCATGTGGGAGACCAAACTCTATGATGAAGTCAAG GCTGAGGAAAAGCTGCGTATAATTCATGCAAAGACGTGTAGGCAGATGAAAAGCTTGAATCAGAATGGTGCTAATGCTCGTAGAGTTGATTCCACTAGAACTTTGAGAAGGACTGTATCTACTAAGATGAGAGTCGCAGTTCAAGTTATTGACAAGGTAGCAGTTACTATAAATAAGCTAATGGATGAGGAGTTGTGGCCAGAGGTCAATAAACTGATTCACAG ATTGTTTAGAATGTGGAAGGTAATACTAGAATGCCATAGCTGTCAGTGCCAAAAGGTTATGGAAGCCAAATGTTTGGATTTCATTGCTCTGAATGATAAGCTTAAAGATTCTCATCTTGAAGTGGCAATGAGACTAAAGCTTCAACTTCAAAACTGGAGTCTTAGTTTCTTTAGTTGGATTGAAGCTCAGAGGGGGTTTGTCAAAGCTTTGAATGGTTGGCTTCGAAGATGTCTCCTATATGAACCTGATAAAGCAACAGATGGAGTGTCACCTTTATCTCCTGTTAGAAACAGAACACCACCAGTGATTGTGATCCTTAACATGTGGTCGGAAGCTATGGATAAAAATAAACTACCGGAGAAGGAAGTGGGTGAGGCGGTACATGGATTGTTAATGAGTGTAAACCAAGTGGTGGAACAGTATAATGCAGATTTGCAGCAAAGGATTATTGCTGATAAGGATATGGAAAGAAAAGTAAAGATGTTAGAAAAAGAGGGGCAAAAGATGCAAAAGTTAATGCAAGCTCAAGTGAAGAAGATGACACGGTTCGCAAGGGAAGAAAGCGATGTCCTTCTACCGAGAGACGCCACGTCTCGTAGTGATATCAGGGATGCTACTAGTTTAGTAAATGGTCTAAAGCAGATTTTCATGGGAATGGAGAAGCTTGCTAACCATTCCAGGCAAGCTTATGAGGAGCTTAATAAATACATGGAAGAGAGCAAGGCCATTCAAGAATACCCTTAA